A genomic window from Pseudocitrobacter corydidari includes:
- the mepM gene encoding murein DD-endopeptidase MepM → MQQIARSVALAFNNLPRPHRVMLGSLTVLTLAVAVWRPYVYHPTSSPIVRTIELEQKEIRSLLPEASEPIDQAAQEDEAIPQDELDEKTDNQHEYVVSTGDTLSSILNQYGIDMGDISRLAAADKDLRNMKIGQQLSWTLTADGDLQQLTWEMSRRETRTYDRVANGFKMSAETQQGEWVNSLLKGTVGGSFVTSARNAGLTSTEVSAVIKAMQWQMDFRKLKKDDEFAVLMSREMLDGKREQSQLVGVRIRSEGKDYYAIRSEDGKYYDRNGTGLAKGFLRFPTARQFRVSSNFNPRRLNPVTGRVAPHRGVDFAMPQGTPVLAVGDGEVVMAKRSGAAGYYVAIRHGRTYTTRYMHLRKILVKPGQKIKRGDRIALSGNTGRSTGPHLHYEVWINQQAVNPLTAKLPRTEGLTGSDRTDYLAQVKLVLPQLRFD, encoded by the coding sequence GTGCAACAGATAGCCCGCTCTGTCGCCCTGGCGTTTAACAATTTGCCGCGACCCCACCGCGTTATGCTGGGGTCGTTGACAGTCCTGACTTTAGCGGTCGCCGTATGGCGACCATACGTTTATCACCCAACATCCAGCCCGATTGTGCGCACCATCGAGCTGGAACAGAAAGAAATCCGTTCCCTGTTGCCGGAAGCGAGCGAGCCTATCGACCAGGCAGCACAGGAAGATGAAGCAATCCCACAGGATGAGCTGGACGAGAAAACCGATAACCAGCATGAGTATGTTGTCTCCACAGGCGACACCCTCAGCAGCATCCTCAATCAGTATGGTATTGATATGGGTGATATCAGTCGTCTTGCGGCGGCGGATAAAGACCTGCGTAATATGAAAATCGGCCAACAGCTCTCCTGGACGCTGACGGCGGATGGCGATTTACAACAGCTCACCTGGGAAATGTCCCGTCGCGAAACCCGTACCTACGACCGTGTGGCTAACGGCTTTAAAATGAGCGCTGAAACGCAACAGGGCGAGTGGGTGAACAGCCTGCTGAAAGGCACCGTTGGCGGCAGCTTTGTGACCAGCGCGCGCAATGCTGGCCTTACCAGCACAGAAGTCAGTGCGGTAATCAAAGCGATGCAGTGGCAGATGGATTTCCGTAAGCTGAAAAAAGATGATGAATTCGCCGTACTGATGTCGCGCGAAATGCTGGATGGCAAGCGCGAGCAGAGCCAACTTGTTGGCGTGCGTATCCGTTCCGAAGGTAAAGATTACTACGCGATCCGCTCCGAAGACGGTAAGTATTACGACCGTAACGGTACCGGGCTGGCAAAAGGGTTCTTGCGTTTCCCAACCGCGCGTCAGTTCCGCGTCTCCTCTAACTTTAACCCGCGTCGCCTGAACCCGGTTACCGGCCGTGTCGCGCCGCACCGTGGCGTAGACTTCGCAATGCCGCAAGGCACGCCAGTACTGGCGGTGGGTGATGGTGAAGTGGTCATGGCGAAGCGTAGCGGTGCGGCAGGTTACTATGTAGCGATCCGTCATGGTCGTACCTACACCACCCGTTACATGCACCTGCGTAAAATCCTCGTGAAACCAGGGCAAAAAATCAAACGTGGCGACCGTATCGCGCTTTCCGGGAATACCGGGCGTTCTACCGGCCCGCACCTGCACTATGAAGTGTGGATCAACCAGCAGGCAGTCAACCCGCTGACGGCGAAACTTCCGCGCACGGAAGGCCTGACCGGCTCCGATCGTACGGATTACCTGGCACAGGTTAAGCTGGTCCTTCCGCAGCTACGTTTTGATTAA
- the lpxM gene encoding lauroyl-Kdo(2)-lipid IV(A) myristoyltransferase (LpxM is lauroyl-Kdo(2)-lipid IV(A) myristoyltransferase, an enzyme characterized in Escherichia coli and involved in biosynthesis of the form of lipid A found in that species and some closely related species.): METNKKNSEYIPEFEKDFRRPQYWGAWLGVFAFAGAACLPAKVRDPLLGSLGRLAGRLGKSARRRAQINLRYCFPDKSDAEVESIIDGMYTTAPQAMAMMAELAIRGPEKILPRVDWQGKEIIDEMHEKGENVIFLVPHGWGVDIPAMLMASQGQKMAAMFHNQGNKVFDYVWNTVRRRFGGRLHARNDGIKPFIQSVRQGYWGYYLPDQDHGPEHSEFVDFFATYKATLPAIGRLMKVCRARVVPLFPVYDGKTHRLTILVRPPMDDLLEADDHTIARRMNEEVEIFVGPHPEQYTWILKLLKTRKPGDIKPYKPSERYPE; encoded by the coding sequence ATGGAAACAAACAAAAAAAACAGTGAATACATTCCTGAATTCGAGAAAGACTTTCGCCGCCCACAGTACTGGGGTGCGTGGCTGGGTGTATTCGCCTTTGCGGGAGCCGCTTGTTTACCCGCGAAAGTACGCGACCCGCTCTTAGGCTCTTTAGGCCGTCTGGCCGGACGTTTAGGTAAAAGCGCTCGCCGCCGCGCACAAATCAACCTGCGCTACTGCTTCCCGGACAAAAGCGATGCAGAAGTCGAGTCTATCATTGATGGTATGTATACCACTGCCCCGCAGGCGATGGCGATGATGGCTGAACTGGCGATTCGCGGGCCAGAGAAAATTCTGCCGCGCGTCGACTGGCAGGGCAAAGAGATCATCGACGAAATGCACGAGAAGGGCGAGAACGTCATTTTCCTCGTGCCGCACGGTTGGGGTGTGGATATCCCGGCAATGCTGATGGCGTCGCAGGGGCAGAAAATGGCCGCCATGTTCCACAATCAGGGCAATAAAGTATTCGATTACGTGTGGAATACCGTACGTCGTCGTTTTGGTGGTCGCCTGCATGCGCGTAACGATGGCATTAAGCCGTTTATCCAATCCGTGCGTCAGGGCTACTGGGGCTACTATCTGCCGGATCAGGATCACGGCCCGGAGCACAGCGAGTTCGTCGATTTCTTCGCCACCTATAAAGCCACGCTTCCGGCGATTGGTCGTCTGATGAAGGTGTGCCGTGCGCGCGTTGTGCCGCTGTTCCCGGTCTATGATGGCAAAACGCATCGTTTAACCATTCTGGTACGCCCGCCGATGGACGATCTGTTGGAAGCAGACGATCACACCATTGCGCGTCGAATGAATGAAGAGGTGGAGATTTTTGTCGGCCCACATCCGGAACAGTACACCTGGATCCTGAAGCTGCTGAAAACGCGTAAGCCTGGCGATATTAAGCCGTATAAACCGAGCGAGCGATATCCGGAGTAA
- the pyk gene encoding pyruvate kinase, producing MSRRLRRTKIVTTLGPATDRDNNLEKVIAAGANVVRMNFSHGTPEDHKLRADKVREIAAKLGRHVAILGDLQGPKIRVSTFKEGKVFLNIGDKFLLDANLGKGEGDKEKVGIDYKGLPADVVPGDILLLDDGRVQLKVLEVQGMKVFTEVTVGGPLSNNKGINKLGGGLSAEALTEKDKADIVTAAKIAVDYLAVSFPRCGEDLNYARRLAREAGCDAKIVAKVERAEAVCSQDAMDDIILASDVVMVARGDLGVEIGDPELVGIQKALIRRARQLNRAVITATQMMESMITNPMPTRAEVMDVANAVLDGTDAVMLSAETAAGQYPSETVAAMARVCLGAEKIPSINVSKHRLDVQFDNVEEAIAMSAMYAANHLKGVSAIITMTESGRTALMTSRITSGLPIFAMSRHERTLNLTALYRGVTPVHFDSESDGVAAAHEAVNLLRDKGYLVAGDLVIVTQGDVMDTVGSTNTTRILTVE from the coding sequence ATGTCCAGAAGGCTTCGCAGAACCAAAATCGTTACCACGTTAGGGCCAGCCACTGACCGCGACAATAATCTTGAGAAAGTGATTGCCGCAGGTGCCAACGTTGTACGAATGAACTTCTCTCACGGCACGCCGGAAGATCATAAACTTCGCGCAGATAAAGTACGCGAAATCGCGGCAAAACTCGGTCGTCATGTAGCTATTTTAGGCGATCTCCAGGGTCCAAAAATCCGTGTATCTACCTTCAAAGAAGGCAAAGTTTTCCTCAATATTGGCGATAAATTCCTGCTCGACGCCAACCTGGGTAAAGGTGAAGGCGATAAAGAAAAAGTCGGTATCGACTATAAAGGTCTGCCTGCGGATGTGGTCCCGGGCGATATTCTGCTGCTCGACGATGGTCGCGTACAGCTGAAAGTGCTGGAAGTTCAGGGCATGAAAGTGTTCACCGAAGTGACCGTCGGCGGCCCGCTTTCCAACAACAAAGGTATTAACAAACTGGGCGGCGGCCTCTCTGCTGAAGCTCTGACCGAGAAAGACAAAGCAGATATCGTGACGGCGGCAAAAATTGCTGTCGACTATCTGGCGGTCTCCTTCCCGCGCTGTGGCGAAGACCTGAACTACGCTCGTCGCCTGGCGCGCGAAGCAGGCTGCGATGCGAAAATCGTGGCGAAAGTTGAACGTGCGGAAGCCGTATGCAGCCAGGACGCGATGGATGACATCATTCTGGCATCTGACGTGGTGATGGTTGCGCGTGGCGACCTGGGTGTTGAAATCGGCGACCCGGAGCTGGTAGGTATTCAGAAAGCGCTGATTCGTCGCGCACGTCAGTTGAACCGTGCAGTGATCACTGCAACCCAGATGATGGAATCGATGATCACCAACCCAATGCCAACCCGTGCGGAAGTCATGGACGTGGCGAACGCCGTGCTGGATGGTACCGATGCGGTGATGCTGTCAGCGGAAACCGCCGCTGGCCAGTATCCGTCTGAAACCGTCGCGGCGATGGCGCGCGTATGCCTGGGTGCGGAAAAAATCCCAAGCATCAACGTCTCTAAACACCGTCTGGACGTGCAGTTCGATAACGTGGAAGAAGCGATTGCGATGTCTGCGATGTACGCGGCAAACCACCTGAAAGGCGTTAGCGCCATCATCACCATGACCGAGTCTGGCCGTACCGCGCTGATGACTTCACGTATCACCTCCGGTCTGCCGATTTTCGCCATGTCGCGTCATGAGCGCACCCTGAACCTGACCGCGCTGTATCGCGGCGTGACCCCGGTTCATTTCGATAGCGAAAGCGACGGCGTTGCGGCGGCCCATGAAGCCGTTAATCTGCTGCGCGACAAAGGCTATCTGGTTGCCGGCGACCTGGTAATTGTGACGCAGGGTGATGTGATGGATACCGTGGGTTCCACCAACACCACACGTATTTTGACAGTCGAATAA
- a CDS encoding MurR/RpiR family transcriptional regulator encodes MNMLEKIQSQLENLSKSERKVAEVILAAPEQAIHSSIAALALEAEVSEPTVNRFCRSLETRGFPDFKLHLAQSLANGTPYVNRNVDEDDSVEAYTGKIFESAMASLAHVRQSLEMSAVNRAVDLLTQAKRIAFFGLGSSAAVAHDAMNKFFRFNVPVVYSDDIVLQRMSCMNCSEDDVVVLISHTGRTKSLVELAQLARENDAMVIALTSANTPLAREATLAITLDVPEDTDVYMPMVSRLAQLTVIDVLATGFTLRRGAKFRDNLKRVKEALKESRFDKERMTHSDNH; translated from the coding sequence ATGAACATGCTGGAAAAAATTCAGTCGCAACTGGAAAACCTTAGCAAATCCGAACGTAAAGTGGCGGAGGTGATCCTTGCCGCGCCAGAGCAGGCTATCCATTCGAGTATCGCGGCGCTGGCACTGGAAGCCGAGGTCAGCGAGCCAACGGTTAACCGTTTTTGCCGCAGCCTGGAAACGCGCGGCTTCCCCGATTTTAAGCTTCATCTTGCCCAAAGCCTGGCCAACGGTACACCGTATGTTAATCGTAATGTGGATGAAGATGACAGCGTAGAAGCATACACAGGGAAAATATTTGAGTCGGCGATGGCAAGCCTGGCCCACGTCCGCCAGTCGCTGGAGATGTCGGCGGTAAACCGGGCGGTTGATCTGCTTACCCAGGCCAAACGTATCGCCTTCTTCGGATTGGGCTCTTCCGCCGCTGTCGCCCACGACGCCATGAACAAATTCTTCCGCTTCAACGTGCCGGTGGTCTATTCCGATGACATCGTCCTGCAACGGATGAGCTGTATGAATTGCAGCGAAGATGACGTCGTGGTGCTGATATCACACACCGGCAGAACCAAAAGCCTGGTGGAACTGGCACAGCTGGCGCGTGAGAACGATGCCATGGTGATTGCGCTGACGTCGGCCAACACGCCGCTCGCGCGCGAAGCCACCCTTGCCATTACGCTCGACGTTCCCGAAGACACCGACGTTTATATGCCCATGGTTTCCAGGCTGGCACAGTTGACGGTGATTGACGTGCTGGCTACCGGTTTTACGCTGCGCCGGGGCGCGAAATTCAGGGATAACTTGAAGCGAGTCAAAGAAGCGTTAAAGGAATCGCGGTTTGATAAAGAACGTATGACACACAGCGATAACCATTAA
- the zwf gene encoding glucose-6-phosphate dehydrogenase: MAVTQTAQACDLVIFGAKGDLARRKLLPSLYQLEKAGQINPETRIIGVGRADWDKEAYTKVVREALETFMKEKIDEGLWETLSGRLDFCNLDVNDTSAFSRLGAMLDQKNRVTINYFAMPPNTFGAICKGLGEAKLNAKPARVVMEKPLGTSLATSREINDQVGEYFEECQVYRIDHYLGKETVLNLLALRFANSLFVNNWDNRTIDHVEITVAEEVGIEGRWGYFDQAGQMRDMIQNHLLQILCMIAMSPPSDLTADSIRDAKVKVLKSLRRIDRSNVREKTVRGQYTSGFAQGKKVPGYLEEEGANKQSNTETFVAIRVDIDNWRWAGVPFYLRTGKRLPTKCSEVVVYFKNPELNLFKESWQELPQNKLTIRLQPDEGVDIQVLNKVPGLDHKHNLQITKLDLSYSETFNQTHLADAYERLLLETMRGIQALFVRRDEVEEAWKWVDSITEAWAADQDPPKPYQAGTWGPVASVAMITRDGRSWNEFE; this comes from the coding sequence ATGGCGGTAACGCAAACGGCCCAGGCATGCGATCTGGTCATTTTCGGCGCGAAAGGTGACCTGGCGCGTCGTAAATTGTTGCCTTCCCTGTATCAGCTTGAAAAAGCCGGTCAGATCAATCCGGAGACCCGTATTATTGGGGTAGGACGAGCGGATTGGGACAAAGAGGCGTACACCAAAGTGGTGCGCGAGGCGCTCGAAACCTTCATGAAGGAGAAAATTGATGAAGGTTTGTGGGAGACCCTGAGCGGCCGCCTGGATTTCTGCAATCTGGATGTCAACGACACCAGCGCGTTTAGCCGCCTTGGCGCGATGCTGGATCAGAAAAACCGTGTCACCATCAACTACTTCGCGATGCCGCCAAATACGTTCGGCGCGATTTGCAAAGGTTTGGGTGAGGCGAAACTGAACGCCAAGCCTGCGCGCGTGGTGATGGAAAAACCGCTGGGCACCTCGCTTGCGACCTCTCGTGAAATCAACGACCAGGTGGGCGAGTACTTCGAAGAGTGCCAGGTTTACCGTATCGACCACTATCTGGGTAAAGAAACGGTTCTGAACCTGCTGGCGCTGCGTTTTGCCAACTCCCTGTTTGTTAATAACTGGGATAATCGCACTATCGATCACGTCGAAATCACCGTGGCAGAAGAAGTCGGTATCGAAGGCCGTTGGGGTTACTTCGACCAGGCCGGTCAGATGCGCGATATGATTCAGAACCACCTGCTGCAAATTCTGTGCATGATTGCGATGTCGCCGCCGTCCGATCTGACTGCCGACAGCATTCGCGATGCCAAAGTAAAAGTACTGAAATCCCTGCGTCGTATCGACCGTTCTAACGTGCGCGAAAAAACCGTGCGCGGTCAGTACACCTCAGGTTTTGCTCAGGGCAAAAAAGTGCCGGGCTACCTGGAAGAAGAAGGCGCCAACAAGCAGAGCAATACGGAAACCTTCGTCGCTATCCGCGTGGATATCGATAACTGGCGCTGGGCGGGCGTGCCGTTCTACCTGCGCACCGGTAAACGACTGCCGACCAAATGCTCTGAAGTGGTGGTGTACTTCAAAAACCCGGAACTCAATCTGTTTAAAGAGTCCTGGCAGGAGCTGCCGCAGAATAAACTGACGATTCGCTTGCAGCCAGATGAAGGTGTGGATATCCAGGTGCTGAACAAAGTGCCGGGTCTGGACCACAAACATAACCTGCAAATCACCAAGCTGGATCTGAGCTACTCCGAAACCTTCAATCAAACGCACCTGGCGGATGCTTACGAGCGCCTGCTGCTGGAAACCATGCGCGGAATTCAGGCGCTCTTCGTGCGTCGCGATGAGGTGGAAGAAGCGTGGAAGTGGGTCGACTCCATCACTGAAGCGTG